Proteins co-encoded in one Myxococcales bacterium genomic window:
- a CDS encoding response regulator transcription factor: MANILVVQWHAEIRSLMVLLLRQRGYDVATAADLNAAAAAGRRFDLVCLDLMTPGLDEREPRRSFEQSPLGNRLDRAPLLLTDVNGRLEDLPREIRQQADGVFRPRTGHTFPFLVEVERLAPPPPQLPRPILTWRLDKRELPAFLYACFLFGVNGVITLRDKRVYKQLHLIDGWIRSAASSEESDWLGKMLLARHQISAEALNEVERALGTTKRRIGEEFVARGHLNEPQLAEALRQQYTSIAMSVFEWSALEVSLEEGEPNPQPQLTVHPFRLLINGLNYGFSAAEIDEQLGSLDVFPVPTIWTAFRFAEADPQPEELLLLQAINGQHSLRQIIQASPFSPEATKKFILALAIMHAVLLSPEARELPVGFEQQLQGNNEALIEEMFFREPPPKISFDDLGEDDADADRPPTWRTHLSFLDIRQGARFLLMILLGLVAVAVAWQWWAKKSAEEQAIREAKRPLIQHTEPVVIKKPTYQKADHLLAEAIQALNAGGWDGVGEARSLIGASLNIDPEFEAAINLRGSLDLAFDARFALQHNDLEAARGALEKAYRQAPGNPLLSELMTAAGMENPAVETPAP, encoded by the coding sequence ATGGCGAACATTCTGGTCGTTCAATGGCACGCCGAAATCCGGAGCCTGATGGTCTTGTTGCTCCGGCAGCGGGGTTATGACGTCGCGACCGCCGCCGACCTGAACGCGGCGGCCGCCGCCGGGCGACGCTTCGATCTGGTCTGCCTGGACTTGATGACCCCCGGCCTGGACGAACGGGAGCCGCGCCGTTCCTTCGAACAAAGCCCCCTCGGCAACCGCCTGGACCGCGCGCCGCTGCTGCTGACCGACGTCAACGGCCGCCTGGAGGATCTGCCGCGGGAAATCCGCCAACAAGCCGACGGCGTCTTCCGCCCCCGCACCGGGCACACGTTTCCCTTCCTGGTCGAGGTCGAACGTCTGGCGCCGCCGCCGCCGCAATTGCCGCGCCCGATTCTCACCTGGCGGCTGGACAAGCGGGAACTGCCCGCCTTTCTCTATGCCTGCTTCCTCTTCGGCGTGAACGGCGTCATCACGCTGCGCGACAAGCGGGTCTACAAACAACTGCACCTGATCGACGGGTGGATCCGTAGCGCCGCCTCGAGCGAGGAAAGCGACTGGCTGGGCAAGATGCTGCTCGCCCGGCACCAGATTTCCGCCGAGGCGCTCAACGAGGTCGAACGCGCCCTGGGCACCACCAAACGGCGCATCGGCGAGGAATTCGTGGCGCGCGGGCATCTGAACGAGCCGCAACTGGCCGAGGCGCTGCGGCAGCAATACACCTCGATCGCCATGTCGGTGTTCGAATGGAGCGCTTTGGAAGTCAGCCTGGAGGAAGGCGAACCGAACCCGCAGCCCCAACTGACCGTTCACCCGTTTCGGCTGCTGATCAACGGCTTGAATTACGGGTTTTCCGCGGCCGAAATCGACGAACAACTCGGCTCGCTCGACGTCTTCCCCGTGCCGACGATCTGGACCGCCTTCCGTTTCGCCGAGGCCGATCCGCAACCCGAGGAACTGCTGCTCTTGCAGGCGATCAACGGCCAGCACTCGTTGCGGCAGATCATCCAAGCCTCGCCGTTCAGCCCGGAAGCAACCAAGAAATTCATCCTGGCGCTGGCGATCATGCACGCCGTCCTGCTATCGCCCGAAGCGCGCGAATTGCCGGTCGGCTTCGAGCAGCAACTGCAAGGCAACAACGAAGCGTTGATCGAAGAAATGTTTTTCCGGGAGCCGCCGCCGAAAATCTCGTTCGACGACCTGGGGGAAGACGACGCCGACGCCGACCGCCCGCCGACCTGGCGAACCCACTTGAGCTTTCTGGACATCCGGCAGGGCGCCCGTTTTCTGCTGATGATCCTGCTGGGCTTGGTCGCGGTGGCGGTGGCCTGGCAATGGTGGGCGAAAAAAAGCGCCGAGGAACAGGCGATCCGCGAGGCGAAGCGTCCGTTGATTCAGCACACCGAGCCGGTCGTCATTAAAAAGCCCACCTACCAAAAAGCCGATCACCTGCTGGCGGAAGCGATCCAGGCATTGAATGCCGGAGGTTGGGACGGAGTGGGCGAAGCGCGTTCGCTGATCGGCGCCTCGCTGAACATCGATCCGGAATTCGAGGCCGCGATCAATCTGCGCGGCTCGCTCGACCTCGCGTTCGACGCCCGTTTCGCGCTGCAACACAATGATCTCGAGGCGGCGCGCGGCGCGTTGGAAAAAGCCTACCGCCAGGCGCCGGGAAATCCGTTGTTGTCCGAATTAATGACGGCAGCCGGGATGGAAAATCCCGCCGTCGAGACCCCGGCGCCATGA